In Brevibacillus brevis, a genomic segment contains:
- the fliR gene encoding flagellar biosynthetic protein FliR, producing the protein MNLFFAYLPIFLLVFVRMSAFFVAAPFFSIKGVPNRFKITLAFIMALISFQYVPVNMQIAMDLTFILHVCKEALVGVILGYICELMFVAVQVAGGLMDMQMGLAMANVIDPKTGAYIPVTGNFKNILATLYFFSINGHHMLIRGILKSYQAIPVDAVWAAFGSEQVMMTAVKVFQNMFLSAFMMAAPIVVSLFLVDLSLGIIAKSVPQFNIFVVGLPIKLLASFLLLIVVMPAFLLTLSGLFENMFRALAEMMKSLGGSP; encoded by the coding sequence ATGAATCTCTTTTTCGCGTATCTGCCCATCTTTTTGCTTGTCTTTGTCCGAATGAGCGCTTTTTTTGTAGCCGCCCCGTTTTTCTCGATCAAGGGGGTTCCGAACCGGTTCAAGATCACGCTGGCTTTCATCATGGCGCTGATCAGCTTTCAGTACGTTCCTGTGAACATGCAGATTGCCATGGATTTGACCTTTATCCTTCACGTTTGCAAAGAAGCATTGGTAGGAGTCATTCTCGGATACATTTGCGAATTGATGTTTGTTGCTGTTCAGGTGGCTGGCGGACTCATGGACATGCAGATGGGGCTGGCGATGGCCAACGTCATCGATCCGAAGACGGGCGCATACATCCCGGTTACCGGTAACTTCAAGAACATCCTGGCTACTCTTTACTTTTTCAGCATCAACGGGCATCACATGCTGATCCGGGGGATCCTCAAGAGCTACCAGGCCATTCCGGTCGATGCGGTTTGGGCGGCCTTCGGTAGCGAGCAGGTGATGATGACCGCCGTCAAAGTCTTTCAAAACATGTTCCTCAGCGCGTTTATGATGGCTGCACCTATCGTGGTGTCTCTGTTCCTGGTGGACCTCTCTCTCGGCATTATCGCCAAGTCAGTCCCGCAGTTCAATATTTTCGTCGTTGGGCTGCCGATCAAATTGCTTGCGAGTTTTCTGCTTTTGATAGTGGTGATGCCTGCTTTCCTGCTGACGTTGAGCGGGTTGTTCGAAAACATGTTCCGGGCACTCGCAGAAATGATGAAATCGCTCGGAGGATCACCATGA
- the fliQ gene encoding flagellar biosynthesis protein FliQ: MTQELLMQIAQSSVYTILLLVAPALGIALLVGLIVSVFQATTQIQEQTLAFIPKILAVFITLLAVGPWMLRVMLDFTMGIFGNLHRFVG; the protein is encoded by the coding sequence ATGACACAAGAATTATTGATGCAGATCGCGCAAAGCTCTGTCTACACCATCCTGCTGCTTGTGGCACCCGCCTTGGGGATTGCCTTGCTGGTCGGATTGATCGTCAGCGTCTTTCAGGCTACCACACAAATTCAGGAGCAGACTCTTGCATTCATCCCGAAAATATTGGCCGTATTCATCACCCTGCTGGCCGTCGGGCCGTGGATGCTACGTGTGATGCTCGATTTCACGATGGGAATCTTCGGAAACCTCCATCGTTTTGTAGGATAG
- the fliP gene encoding flagellar type III secretion system pore protein FliP (The bacterial flagellar biogenesis protein FliP forms a type III secretion system (T3SS)-type pore required for flagellar assembly.) yields MKRFLQVLVIAAVLLALPNVVWAAPAGTPLVPSIDLKIGGGTGTPQETSSAIQILLILTVLSVAPAILLLMTSFTRIVIVLSFVRNALATQQMPPNQVLVSLALFMTLFIMAPTLGKVNETAVQPFMQGKLTQQQAFDAAVIPFKEFMAKQTREKDLALFLEYTKEKRPKTIQDIPLSALVPAYAISELKTAFQIGFMIFIPFLVIDMVISSILMGMGMMMLPPVMISLPFKILLFIMVDGWYLVVKSLLASF; encoded by the coding sequence ATGAAACGTTTTTTGCAGGTGCTCGTGATTGCCGCAGTGCTGCTGGCCTTGCCGAATGTCGTATGGGCAGCACCGGCGGGAACACCGCTTGTTCCGAGCATAGATTTGAAAATTGGCGGTGGTACTGGAACGCCTCAGGAAACATCCTCGGCGATCCAGATCTTGCTGATCCTGACGGTATTATCCGTGGCTCCGGCGATCTTGCTGCTCATGACGAGCTTCACCCGGATTGTCATCGTACTCTCTTTCGTGCGCAATGCGCTTGCGACGCAGCAGATGCCGCCCAACCAAGTTCTGGTGTCGCTCGCTCTGTTCATGACGCTCTTCATCATGGCACCGACACTCGGGAAGGTAAACGAAACGGCAGTGCAGCCGTTCATGCAAGGGAAATTGACCCAGCAGCAGGCGTTTGACGCGGCTGTCATTCCGTTCAAGGAATTCATGGCGAAGCAGACCCGGGAAAAAGATTTGGCGCTGTTTTTGGAGTACACCAAAGAGAAGCGGCCCAAGACCATTCAGGACATTCCGCTCAGTGCGCTGGTTCCCGCATACGCCATCAGCGAATTGAAAACGGCATTTCAAATCGGCTTTATGATTTTTATCCCGTTTCTCGTGATCGATATGGTCATCTCCAGTATTTTAATGGGGATGGGGATGATGATGCTTCCGCCGGTCATGATCTCCTTGCCGTTTAAAATTTTGCTGTTCATCATGGTGGACGGCTGGTACTTGGTCGTGAAATCGCTGCTGGCCAGCTTTTGA
- a CDS encoding flagellar biosynthetic protein FliO, which yields MMKIRKAGMRFIWVGCLIMLLLASLPGLAAAEGTVADAYKQGNTPTSNAPAGGEQPAAIPGSGSDSMWGYLIQVVFSLGFIAVLIYLLLRFLGKRQIGQSRGPIKIISAAALGNGKTMQVVMIGETLYIVGVGENVQLLRMIEPGEEVDLILADAEIKPLSPQFSLSWLPFGRKKQMEEEILYSSDAEGQSFQELLRGQWNDVKKRPIQTDVWTKEEAQDRGDLK from the coding sequence ATGATGAAGATCCGGAAAGCAGGGATGCGATTCATCTGGGTTGGATGTCTCATCATGCTGCTTCTCGCTTCCCTTCCCGGTTTGGCGGCAGCCGAAGGAACAGTGGCGGATGCCTACAAACAGGGGAATACACCCACGAGCAATGCGCCCGCCGGCGGCGAACAGCCGGCGGCCATTCCGGGCAGCGGTTCTGACAGCATGTGGGGCTACTTGATTCAAGTTGTCTTCTCGCTAGGGTTTATCGCTGTGCTCATCTACCTGCTCCTTCGCTTTCTGGGGAAGAGGCAAATCGGTCAAAGCCGAGGCCCGATCAAAATCATCTCCGCCGCAGCGCTCGGGAACGGAAAGACGATGCAGGTGGTCATGATCGGGGAGACCTTGTACATCGTAGGAGTTGGCGAAAATGTACAATTGCTCCGCATGATCGAGCCGGGCGAAGAAGTGGACCTCATCTTGGCTGATGCCGAGATCAAGCCGCTGTCCCCGCAGTTTTCCTTGAGCTGGCTGCCTTTCGGTAGAAAGAAACAGATGGAAGAAGAAATCCTGTATTCTTCCGATGCGGAAGGGCAGTCGTTTCAAGAGCTCTTGAGGGGGCAATGGAATGATGTGAAAAAACGGCCGATTCAAACGGACGTATGGACCAAAGAGGAAGCCCAGGACAGAGGGGACCTAAAATGA
- a CDS encoding response regulator, which yields MSNKVLIVDDAAFMRMMIKEILSKNGYTVVGEASDGAQAIEKYKELGPDLVTMDITMPEMDGIAALKEIKKLDPNARVIMCSAMGQQAMVIDAIQAGAKDFIVKPFQADRVLEAIKKTLS from the coding sequence ATGTCAAACAAAGTATTAATCGTGGATGACGCAGCGTTCATGAGGATGATGATCAAGGAAATCTTGTCCAAAAACGGGTACACCGTCGTAGGAGAAGCGAGCGATGGGGCACAGGCCATCGAGAAATACAAAGAGCTCGGTCCTGATCTCGTGACGATGGACATCACCATGCCGGAGATGGACGGGATCGCTGCTTTGAAAGAAATCAAAAAGCTGGATCCGAACGCACGCGTCATCATGTGCTCCGCAATGGGACAGCAAGCAATGGTTATCGACGCGATTCAGGCGGGCGCAAAAGACTTCATCGTGAAGCCGTTCCAGGCTGATCGCGTCTTGGAAGCGATCAAGAAGACTTTGAGCTAA
- the fliY gene encoding flagellar motor switch phosphatase FliY, with protein MSRDMLSQDEIDALLRANNLVEDEEEADSAEIKDVAEYLSPFEQDALGEIGNISFGSAATALSTLLSQKVDITTPTVSVISVNELENEFPIPHVAVHVEYTDGFKGINLLVIRMEDAAVIADLMMGGDGRPDNTELSELHISAVQEAMNQMMGSAATSMSTIFNQFINITPPGIDVMDLAQGKGGDSFSDDDSPLVKVSFRLKVGEQGELIDSNIMQLLPLSFAKKMIDRLVGGTDDEAAAAEVLEMPSIPAIGHSAAPAAAAPTPPEPAYEPQAPQAPQAQAPAYEQPPMGYPPQPAYGQPPMGYAPPGYGQPMGYPGQPPAYPDPYAQHAMPPGYAPYPQGYPQAPVSPTPQHFGGPAAQPANVRPAQFAPLGGAPMAAGEEQNLNLLLDIPLQVTVELGRTKKLIREILDLSAGSIIQLDKLAGEHVDILVNNKLIAKGEVVVIDENFGVRVTDIISQFDRVQKLQ; from the coding sequence ATGAGTAGAGATATGCTTTCTCAAGACGAAATTGACGCGCTGCTCCGCGCGAACAACTTGGTGGAAGACGAAGAGGAAGCGGATTCGGCGGAAATCAAGGATGTAGCCGAGTATCTTTCCCCGTTTGAGCAGGACGCGCTCGGCGAAATCGGTAACATTTCGTTCGGAAGTGCAGCGACTGCACTGTCTACGCTCTTGAGCCAAAAGGTAGACATCACCACACCGACCGTTTCCGTCATAAGTGTAAACGAGCTGGAGAACGAGTTTCCCATTCCCCATGTAGCGGTACACGTGGAGTACACCGACGGATTCAAAGGGATCAATCTTTTGGTCATCCGAATGGAAGACGCAGCCGTCATCGCCGACTTGATGATGGGAGGCGATGGACGCCCGGATAACACTGAGCTTTCCGAGCTTCATATCAGCGCCGTACAGGAAGCGATGAACCAGATGATGGGCTCTGCAGCAACATCCATGTCGACCATCTTCAACCAGTTCATCAACATCACTCCTCCAGGCATTGATGTGATGGACTTGGCGCAAGGAAAGGGCGGAGACAGCTTTTCGGATGACGACAGTCCGCTGGTAAAAGTGTCATTTCGCTTGAAGGTCGGCGAGCAAGGAGAGTTGATCGATTCCAACATCATGCAGCTCTTGCCGCTGTCCTTTGCGAAAAAGATGATCGATCGACTTGTCGGAGGTACCGATGATGAGGCTGCTGCTGCCGAAGTCCTCGAGATGCCGAGCATCCCTGCTATCGGACACTCTGCCGCACCTGCTGCAGCTGCTCCAACTCCGCCTGAGCCGGCATACGAGCCACAGGCACCACAAGCACCACAAGCACAGGCGCCAGCGTACGAGCAGCCCCCGATGGGGTATCCGCCACAGCCTGCTTACGGGCAGCCGCCAATGGGCTATGCACCTCCTGGCTACGGGCAGCCGATGGGGTACCCGGGACAGCCGCCCGCGTATCCGGATCCATACGCTCAGCATGCAATGCCGCCCGGCTATGCGCCGTATCCGCAAGGCTATCCACAAGCTCCCGTGTCGCCGACTCCTCAGCACTTTGGAGGTCCGGCAGCACAACCAGCGAATGTGAGACCGGCACAATTCGCACCACTTGGAGGTGCGCCCATGGCGGCCGGGGAAGAGCAAAACTTGAACCTGCTTCTCGACATTCCTCTGCAAGTGACAGTCGAACTCGGACGCACCAAGAAATTGATCAGGGAAATTCTTGACTTGTCCGCTGGATCAATTATACAGTTGGACAAGCTGGCAGGTGAGCATGTCGACATCTTGGTGAACAACAAGCTGATTGCCAAGGGAGAGGTGGTCGTCATCGACGAAAACTTCGGTGTCCGTGTCACAGATATCATCAGTCAGTTCGATCGTGTTCAAAAATTACAATAA
- the fliM gene encoding flagellar motor switch protein FliM, producing the protein MAEVLSQSEIDALLAALSSGEMDANELKKEETERKVKVYDFKRALRFSKDQIRGLTRIHENYARLLTTYFSAQLRTFVQITVASVDQLPYDEFIRSIPKMTILNIFEAPPLEGRMVLEVNPNIAYTMLDRLLGGQGAIPEKMGALTEIETTVMERVFGKALDTFHEAWKQIIELDPYQEGLEMNPQFMQIVSPNEIVVVISFSTKIGDTTGMINLCLPHVVLEPIMTKLSGQYWFSKQKKTRDEEERLRVEERVKTAKLPIIAEMGTATISVRDFLQLQTGDVIQLDQSLDSKLKIKIGNHLKFLGQPGTMKGRVAVQIDEVIEEGEEHNE; encoded by the coding sequence ATGGCCGAGGTTCTCTCACAAAGTGAGATTGATGCGTTGTTGGCTGCTCTCTCCTCAGGGGAGATGGACGCCAATGAGCTGAAAAAAGAAGAGACTGAGCGCAAAGTAAAAGTGTATGACTTTAAACGAGCTCTGCGTTTTTCGAAAGACCAAATTCGTGGTCTGACGCGTATCCATGAAAACTACGCGAGGCTGTTGACGACGTATTTTTCCGCTCAGCTCCGTACCTTCGTGCAAATTACGGTTGCCTCCGTCGACCAATTGCCGTATGACGAGTTTATTCGTTCCATACCCAAGATGACCATTCTCAATATCTTTGAAGCCCCGCCGCTGGAAGGTCGCATGGTGCTGGAAGTGAACCCCAACATCGCCTACACCATGCTCGATCGTCTTCTCGGAGGGCAGGGGGCGATTCCGGAAAAAATGGGAGCCCTGACGGAAATTGAAACAACGGTGATGGAACGTGTGTTCGGAAAAGCACTGGACACGTTCCACGAGGCATGGAAGCAAATCATCGAGCTTGATCCTTATCAGGAAGGGCTGGAGATGAACCCGCAATTCATGCAAATCGTCTCGCCCAATGAAATCGTCGTCGTCATTTCATTCAGCACCAAAATAGGGGACACGACCGGCATGATTAACTTGTGTCTGCCCCATGTGGTGCTCGAGCCGATCATGACAAAGCTGTCCGGACAATACTGGTTCTCCAAACAGAAGAAGACGCGTGATGAAGAAGAGCGTCTGCGTGTGGAGGAACGGGTAAAGACAGCGAAGCTGCCGATTATCGCGGAGATGGGAACAGCGACAATCTCGGTTAGAGACTTCCTCCAGCTTCAAACAGGCGATGTGATCCAGCTGGATCAATCTTTGGACAGCAAACTCAAAATCAAGATCGGCAATCACCTGAAGTTCCTCGGACAGCCGGGAACGATGAAAGGGCGAGTGGCCGTACAGATTGATGAAGTCATAGAGGAGGGGGAGGAACACAATGAGTAG
- a CDS encoding flagellar basal body-associated FliL family protein, giving the protein MFQNRLFNMALIIIIAISLLGVISFVLWQTYLSPAAQSASGAEEQLEPLSAKEMQEYSVDTGEITTNLLTNNYMIVRFTITADSSKSKAELEQRLPQVNQVIIKTLAGLTPEDIKGTEGVNKLEAKIMNEVSSLMQDGKIVQVVTTKRVLS; this is encoded by the coding sequence ATGTTTCAAAATCGTTTGTTTAACATGGCTCTCATTATTATCATCGCGATTTCGCTTCTGGGAGTTATTTCGTTCGTGCTTTGGCAAACGTATCTATCCCCGGCCGCACAGTCGGCAAGCGGCGCAGAAGAGCAACTGGAACCACTTTCTGCAAAGGAAATGCAGGAGTACTCGGTAGATACCGGGGAAATTACCACCAATTTGCTGACAAACAACTACATGATCGTACGCTTTACCATCACAGCGGATAGCTCGAAGTCAAAAGCGGAGCTGGAGCAACGCTTGCCGCAGGTAAACCAGGTGATCATCAAAACATTGGCAGGGTTGACGCCGGAAGACATCAAAGGCACGGAAGGCGTAAACAAGCTGGAAGCTAAAATCATGAATGAGGTCAGCTCCCTGATGCAAGATGGCAAAATCGTGCAAGTGGTGACGACGAAGCGCGTCTTGTCCTAG
- a CDS encoding flagellar FlbD family protein codes for MIKLTRFNGATFYLNITHIETVEATPDTVITLFNDRKYIVQDSAESIAERVQAFYQNVHPARTAPKLPDDANE; via the coding sequence ATGATCAAATTGACGCGATTTAACGGCGCCACGTTTTATCTGAACATCACGCATATCGAGACGGTAGAGGCTACTCCCGATACGGTGATTACCCTGTTCAACGACAGGAAATACATCGTCCAGGATTCAGCGGAATCGATCGCTGAACGTGTCCAAGCCTTTTATCAAAATGTTCATCCGGCACGCACCGCACCAAAATTGCCGGACGACGCAAATGAATAG
- the flgG gene encoding flagellar basal body rod protein FlgG gives MLRSMYSGISGLRGFQTKLDVIGNNIANVNTVGFKKGRVMFQDILSQNIQGASAPSDGGKGGTNPTQIGLGSKIGSIDTVFNAGSPMTTNLPTDLSIEGDGFFVVKDGDDGLTYFTRAGNFTRDSNGTLVNPQGMVVQAAGGGAITISRDAYTSYSIGQDGKVIGVTPDGTQEEIATLGMMSFNNPGGLKKVGNSLYEYTLNAGDVNGGDPYTPLEPTDANIKANIIAGQLEMSNVDLSEEFTEMIVAQRGFQANSRIITTSDTVLEELVNLKR, from the coding sequence ATGCTTCGTTCCATGTACTCGGGTATTTCCGGTTTGCGCGGTTTTCAGACGAAACTGGACGTCATCGGAAACAACATCGCAAACGTGAATACCGTTGGCTTTAAAAAGGGCCGTGTCATGTTTCAGGATATTTTGAGCCAAAACATCCAGGGCGCAAGTGCACCGTCAGATGGCGGTAAAGGTGGTACGAACCCGACGCAGATCGGACTGGGTTCGAAAATCGGTTCCATCGATACCGTGTTTAACGCAGGCAGCCCGATGACGACGAATCTGCCCACGGACTTGTCCATCGAGGGCGACGGATTCTTCGTCGTAAAAGACGGTGACGACGGTCTGACCTACTTCACGCGTGCGGGCAACTTTACCCGTGATAGCAACGGGACGCTCGTCAACCCGCAAGGAATGGTCGTACAGGCTGCCGGCGGCGGAGCGATTACCATCAGCCGCGATGCGTACACGTCTTATTCGATCGGACAGGACGGAAAGGTCATCGGTGTCACACCTGACGGCACGCAGGAAGAAATCGCGACGCTCGGGATGATGAGCTTCAACAACCCTGGCGGCTTGAAAAAAGTGGGCAACTCCCTGTATGAATACACGCTCAATGCGGGCGACGTAAACGGTGGAGATCCATATACGCCACTCGAACCGACGGATGCCAACATCAAGGCGAACATCATTGCAGGTCAGCTGGAAATGTCCAACGTAGACCTGTCCGAGGAGTTCACGGAAATGATCGTGGCGCAGCGCGGCTTCCAGGCCAACTCCCGCATCATCACCACCTCCGACACGGTGTTGGAAGAATTGGTCAACCTGAAACGCTAA
- a CDS encoding TIGR02530 family flagellar biosynthesis protein, whose translation MNPIRVSQTYFPPRTNPTAQTARASGIPFQQYLTESLGTTSKAQPLSFSQHAANRLKERGITLDAAQMDRLESAVKKAATKGARESLILMDNVAYVVSIVNRKIITAVDDGSMKDNVFTNIDSAIFV comes from the coding sequence ATGAATCCCATTCGTGTGTCGCAAACCTACTTCCCTCCGAGAACGAATCCGACTGCCCAGACCGCCAGAGCTAGCGGCATACCGTTCCAGCAATATCTGACGGAATCGCTTGGCACAACTAGCAAAGCGCAGCCACTCAGCTTCAGCCAGCACGCAGCGAACCGGCTGAAGGAACGGGGAATCACACTTGATGCCGCGCAAATGGACCGTCTGGAGTCAGCCGTGAAGAAGGCGGCTACGAAAGGGGCCAGAGAATCCCTCATTTTGATGGACAATGTGGCCTACGTCGTCAGTATCGTAAATCGCAAGATCATTACTGCAGTAGATGACGGAAGCATGAAAGACAATGTGTTTACCAACATCGACAGTGCGATCTTCGTATAG
- a CDS encoding flagellar hook-length control protein FliK — translation MNVASVTTSVGVGSGATATAGTATGGAGLGDLFSMQMIQALQSLPDPDATLAPEGLSEDDMDALQELMALLAQMLSSGEQLPQELGAALEDKAGAVDQLLQKAQSQFPGIQEDWKQLMTKLSEGEPASAEMEKLAELLEALKNQKGSQETGKKSPLLARSEVTGGPQVQPELEKSVQPLRFHQGLSAYKAEAGIPSQTVQPSLQGSGLSNQNGNEESSQPFANAQGTVATPTPQQTNQTLPQPSVPAHQVHASQVTQQVTQIFVKQMKLSQVEGVHEAKLILNPQSLGQVDVTIKSHNGVITAHFSAETQAGKDLLDNQLPQLRAALAQQGLQVDRLEVSQQQETAFSFQGQRDQARQQQENKREAEQQQDQEFALDALVDNTESTESLWNRLRETAQGIGDIV, via the coding sequence ATGAATGTAGCAAGTGTGACGACTTCGGTCGGTGTGGGAAGTGGCGCGACTGCGACTGCCGGTACGGCGACAGGAGGCGCAGGACTTGGAGATCTGTTCTCGATGCAGATGATTCAGGCCTTGCAATCCTTGCCGGATCCCGATGCAACGCTTGCTCCGGAAGGGCTTAGCGAAGACGATATGGATGCCCTGCAGGAGCTGATGGCCTTGCTCGCACAGATGCTTTCGTCCGGAGAGCAGCTGCCGCAAGAACTGGGAGCTGCGTTGGAGGACAAGGCAGGGGCGGTCGATCAGCTGCTTCAAAAAGCACAAAGCCAATTTCCTGGGATTCAGGAAGACTGGAAGCAACTGATGACCAAGCTGAGCGAGGGGGAACCCGCTTCCGCCGAAATGGAAAAGCTCGCGGAACTGCTCGAGGCCCTGAAAAACCAAAAAGGATCCCAGGAGACTGGGAAGAAGAGCCCGTTGCTTGCCCGTTCGGAAGTGACCGGGGGACCGCAAGTTCAACCGGAGCTCGAAAAAAGTGTCCAGCCACTGCGTTTCCACCAAGGCTTGTCGGCGTACAAGGCCGAAGCCGGCATTCCATCTCAAACCGTACAGCCTTCATTGCAAGGCTCAGGCTTGTCCAATCAGAATGGAAACGAGGAGAGCAGTCAGCCGTTTGCCAATGCGCAAGGGACGGTCGCAACACCGACCCCGCAGCAAACCAACCAGACCCTCCCGCAACCCTCCGTCCCGGCTCATCAGGTACATGCGAGCCAGGTAACGCAGCAGGTCACCCAAATTTTCGTGAAGCAGATGAAGCTGTCGCAGGTAGAGGGCGTTCACGAAGCAAAGCTGATCCTGAATCCGCAGTCGTTGGGCCAAGTTGATGTGACCATCAAGTCGCATAACGGAGTCATTACGGCCCACTTCTCCGCAGAGACGCAGGCTGGCAAGGATTTATTAGACAATCAGCTGCCGCAACTCCGAGCTGCGCTGGCTCAACAAGGCTTGCAGGTTGACCGTTTGGAAGTAAGCCAGCAGCAGGAAACAGCATTTAGCTTCCAAGGACAACGGGATCAAGCGAGACAACAGCAAGAGAACAAGCGGGAAGCGGAACAGCAGCAAGATCAGGAATTTGCACTGGACGCTTTGGTTGACAACACGGAATCGACAGAATCGTTATGGAATCGCCTGCGGGAGACCGCACAGGGCATAGGCGATATCGTCTAG
- a CDS encoding MotE family protein, whose protein sequence is MEEIQEEREYGRWEWFFYMIVIPALFACLLGGVLLSLLGVNVLGNVLHWAKSIPYVEKLVPDEYAAAPGTDPKEEVTKQLSTLQNDRAKSEQAISSLKEETAKKEATIQALEKQVEDLKKMMEDKRASEEERQQQFADLAKVYTTMAPKSAAAIIENLSLDEAVTVMTKMKPNQRADILAKMDPKKAADISIMLKDSVVNKDDDIAALQERVQVLTKALSATRNDAAGSSNTKESLVNSFAQMPAADSAAVIRSLMQTNKSRALSILSDMPDDKRAQTLAAIAQDDKKKDDNLAARITEELLR, encoded by the coding sequence ATGGAAGAAATCCAAGAAGAACGGGAGTACGGCAGGTGGGAATGGTTTTTTTACATGATCGTGATTCCTGCACTGTTTGCCTGCCTCCTAGGCGGTGTGCTCCTCAGCCTGCTAGGGGTCAATGTGCTGGGGAATGTTCTGCATTGGGCCAAATCCATACCGTACGTGGAAAAGCTAGTCCCGGACGAATATGCGGCGGCTCCTGGCACTGATCCAAAAGAAGAGGTAACCAAACAGTTGTCCACCCTGCAAAATGATCGCGCGAAAAGTGAGCAAGCCATTTCTTCATTAAAAGAAGAAACGGCGAAGAAGGAAGCGACCATCCAGGCGCTGGAAAAACAAGTGGAAGACCTCAAAAAGATGATGGAGGACAAGCGCGCTTCGGAAGAGGAACGTCAGCAGCAATTTGCGGATTTGGCCAAGGTGTACACCACGATGGCTCCCAAGAGTGCTGCGGCAATCATCGAAAACCTCAGTCTGGACGAAGCCGTCACCGTCATGACCAAGATGAAGCCAAACCAGAGAGCCGATATTTTGGCGAAAATGGATCCGAAGAAAGCGGCAGATATTTCGATCATGCTGAAAGATTCGGTCGTAAACAAGGACGATGACATCGCTGCGCTGCAAGAACGTGTGCAAGTATTGACGAAGGCGCTGAGCGCGACGCGCAACGATGCTGCGGGAAGCAGCAATACAAAGGAATCATTGGTCAATTCATTTGCACAAATGCCTGCAGCAGACTCGGCCGCCGTCATTCGTTCCCTGATGCAGACAAACAAGTCGAGAGCACTCTCGATTCTGTCGGACATGCCCGATGATAAACGGGCGCAGACTCTCGCCGCGATCGCCCAGGACGACAAGAAGAAAGACGACAACCTGGCGGCCCGCATTACCGAGGAGTTGCTTCGATAA
- the fliJ gene encoding flagellar export protein FliJ produces the protein MKVFQFHLQKVLDLKEKEKEQAEWAFGKSVQRKNEEEWKLHRLHEQRDEMSLLLQEAQAQTCSAAQLLSINQYKLSVERSIASQKRTLRGCEQDVERCQSRLTERMKESQLWQRLRERSLAQYLETEKIKEQKELDEIGTQLYLRRSN, from the coding sequence GTGAAAGTGTTCCAGTTTCATCTCCAAAAAGTTCTGGATTTGAAAGAGAAGGAGAAGGAACAGGCGGAGTGGGCATTCGGCAAGTCGGTTCAGCGGAAAAACGAAGAGGAATGGAAGCTGCACCGTTTGCATGAACAGCGCGACGAAATGTCGCTGCTTCTTCAGGAAGCACAGGCTCAAACATGCAGCGCGGCACAGCTTCTCTCGATCAATCAGTACAAGCTGTCGGTAGAACGTTCGATTGCCAGTCAAAAGAGGACGCTGCGCGGGTGCGAACAGGATGTGGAGCGCTGCCAGTCCAGGTTGACGGAAAGAATGAAGGAGTCTCAGTTATGGCAGCGCCTGCGGGAGCGCTCGCTCGCACAGTACCTTGAGACGGAAAAGATCAAGGAACAAAAAGAGTTGGACGAGATTGGCACGCAGCTCTATCTTCGGCGAAGCAACTGA